AATCCCACCATAACTGGTTTAACTCTTCTTTTAAAAAAGCGTTTTTCACATAGTTACACTCCAACAATTATTGAATATCCCTAACAACACTCTTAAACAAACTAACGCTTTTTGACAATTTTTTAAAATAGTGGTTCAATAAAACAAGTAAATAGCAGGGAATCATTAACATTATCTCTTACGAGGAATGTGAGTATAATCAATAAACAGAAGCGTAAACAGTAAAAGGAGGGTGGAATGTATAAAAAATTTATTAAGATTTTAGTAACTCTTTTTTTTGTTGTAAACTTACCATCTTTTGCACAAAAGGAGAATAAAATGGTTGGAGAAAAAGATACCCGTGAATTCAAAATATTTCAGTTCCCTCGTAACCAGATCCCTCGTATTGATGGAAAAACAGATGACTGGGATATAGTGCCACCTGAATATACTTATGGAATGGAACATATAAAAGATATTATTAAAGGTAAACCTAACGACCCAAAAGTTTTTGATATGAATATGACTGTCGGTTGGGTAAAAGGGTTAAATAGACTCTATTTCAAATATGAAGCCTACGATAGTTATTGGGATTTTGGTAGGGTGGACTCAAGAACAGCAAAAGGGTATATGAACGATTTACTCGAGATAGTAGTTGATGGTGCAAGAGCTGGAGGAAACTTGATTTCAAACCCGCTAATCCCAAACAGAGTAGAATCTTATATGAACAATGCCGGTAGCAGGGCTCAAAATTATCACATATTCACACCGCCTGTTGATGGTGAATGGACTATTGTGTGGGGTTGCCAACCTTGGATAAAAGAGTTCCCTTACGCAAATTACGCATACTCTTACGATTTTAAACATGGGGAACCGGGAAAACTAATTTTTGAATTTTACATAACAGTATTTGACCACGCTTCCTACGACGGACCAGAATATAGTATTGAATCAAAATTTGAAGAAAATAAAACAATAGGTCTTACCTGGATGGTACTTGATTTCAAAGGTGAAAAAGTTAAAGGGTATGACGCATTCTACTCTTTAACACAGGTTGGGCATTCAGGAGAAAGACCTCAACCTTGGTGCCAAGCCTCCGACGCTCTTCCTTTTAAATTGATGCCTCTGGAAAAACAGTTCCGTAAACCAGTTGAAGCCGATTGGACCTTTAAAGTAGTGGATATGGCGAACCGTAAAGTAGCTTTCCTTGACCGTTCTTACGGAAACATTACTTCTTGGAAATGGTATTTTGGAGACGGTACAACCTCTACTGAACAGAACCCAATACATACATACGCAAAACCCGGTACAACTTATGTTGTTCTTCTGGAAGTATCAGGACCAGACGGGCAAGATAAGAAAGCCCGTTACTGGGATGTAATGATAAAGTAAAAGACTTAAAGCAAATAACCCCCTCACCTTATATCCTCTCCCCCAGAGGAGAGGAAAAATTTGAGTGGATTTCATCTCTCCCTCGGGCATACTCGGGATAAAATCGCCAAAAGCGGAAAGGAATGGGGAGAGTATGGGGATGGTTTACTGAATATTTACATATAAACAGGTAAGGTTTATTCAATATAATTGCAAAATATTTGACAAAATGAAAAGCAGGAGAGTAGAATAGAACTAAGGATAACTTTATAAAAAAACAGGCTCTTTATGACTTTAAAACAGAGAAGACTTCCTTGAAAAACATTCATAAATGGGTTACTAGGAGGTGAAAAAATGAAAAAGAAAGGCTTTACTCTCATTGAACTTCTCGTGGTTATAGCCATAATAGCAATACTCGCCGCAATGCTTCTACCTGCCCTTGCAAAAGCAAAAGAAAGGGCAAATAGAGCAGTCTGCATAACCAACCTTAAACAACTTGGATTGGCTTTACATATTTATGCACAGGATTGGGGAGGATGGTTCCCCATACTTGAAGAAAGAACAGGGCAAAATGTGCGTTCCAAAACAAACAGGTCTCTTGCTCTGCTTACAGGACAGACCGACCCTGTCAACTCTGAAGATGAACCAAGTCCAGAACTGGAGACCCCACCGTATATCACAGACACCAAACTTTTTGTATGTCCGAGCTCAATGGCTGAACCAAATACCGCTATACCAGGTATGCTTGTTAGTCCTTGGGATAGCCGTGGTCAATCTCATAGTGCTTACCCAGACAGGTACAAAGGTAGTTGTTCTTATGCATACGCGTACGGATTAAATCTACAGACACATCCAGATACTGCAATAATGGCAGACACAAAAGCGCATAATTCTACTTATGCTTGGCCACATTTGAGACTTTACTATTACTTTAACCACAGTCTTCACGGAGTAAACGTGTTATACGTTGGAGGGAACGTCAGATGGGTAGATACTATCCCGTCAAGTTCTACTTCTTACAGAACTTTGCCACAAGAACCTTTCCCAAATTGTAAAACTGGCAATGACTACACGTTAAGAGACCTATACCAAGAATATTGATATAAAAATTTGGAGGTAAAATGAGAGAAAGAAAAAATACAGGCTTTACTTTGATAGAACTTCTTGTTGTGATAGCCATAATAGCTATACTTGCGGCGATGTTGCTACCGGCTCTGTCAAAAGCAAGGGCAAGGGCGAAAGCCTCTGTATGTATGAACAACTTAAAACAGATAGGTATTGGCTTGCACTTATACGCAAATGATTTTGATGGCTATATGCCTCTGCGTTTGTATACTGCATTTCAAGCTCCTGCGTATTATTATGAAGGTGATTTAAGGTCATATATCAACCCTGAATTGGTGGTCTGTCCGTCTGCTAAACCTTACCAACTTGATAAGAATAAATACAGGGCTACTTATGCTCGAAGATATGATAGTATGGCATATTACGACACCAGTTTTCTTTATATTAAAAACCTTCAGTTTCAGGAAGATTTATGGATAGTTGCTGAAGCTTATGATATAAATACGAGTTCCTCAAGGTTGGACCATCAATATTATTCGTTAAGCAGGGACGACCATGCTCATTTCAGACACGCCAATTTAATGAATATGCTTTTTGTTGACGGGCATGTTGAGGCAGCAACACCTGACAGGTTTATTGAAGCAACCAAACGGCATACCTCTTCTTCGCAAGCAAAACAGTGGCGTGTTATGTACGCCGACGGAAAAAAAGATATACTCTATTGGTAATTTGAGGAATAAAAAGTTGCATTTTTATTTTTGATTTCACAATACAAAAACCTTTCCTTTTACCTAACTCAAATTTTTACATCACAGAGATTTCAAATATATCTGATGTAGTTTAATGCTCCACAGGTATTATAATTTAGGGAAACTGTACCCTTATACAGGGTTGACACTCTTTCTACTTGTATCAACAGGTCCCAGTTTTTCTGTATTATCTTTTTCGTATTTCTTCAATTCATCTACAGCAGAGGCAACCTTATGGTAGGCATCAATGTACTGTTCAAGTTGAACCTTATAATCGGTCTCAAACCTTGGAGCCATCATAAATGCCATTTCTCTTAATTTTAGAGTGTTAGGCAAATCTGGTTTTTCAAACTCTTCAGGACGTCTGCTATGTGGGCACCTGCCAAGACAACATTCGTGGTAATAGATACTGTCTTCTTCAAAGAAAGGTGCTTCGTGAAGTTTGCCGTATCCAATGCGCCCACAACTAACACCTTCAGCTGCAAGGGCTCTTAAAAAGACTTCTCTGGATATTCCTTCAAGAAGGTTTGAGTCATAACTTCCAAAATGGTAGGCATAAACTCTTCTGCAATCAGATAAGACCTTTTGAGGTTTTACGCAAGGTATATCTGCTAACGCATCATCAAAATATTTACCGTTCTTATCTCGAATTTCATTAAGGGCATCAAGTTCTTTGAGGTGTTCTCTTGCTATGGCTATTCCAAGAGGGTGAGGCCTATGTTTAAACCCAAGAGCCAACACAGCTTTTTTTGCCCTCGATTCTTCTCTAATTAAAGACATCTTATCTCCACCGCCACAAATTATAGCCCTTTCATAGAAATCAATATTATTTGTAGCAAAAGCGCCACCTTCCCCTGCTGGCATCAACTTACCGCCCTGCAAACTAAAACCAGCAACATCACCAATAGAACCAATTTTTTTACCGTGCCAGGTTGCCCCGTGGGCGTGAGAACAGTCTTCGATAACAGCAAGGTTATGTTTTTTTGCTATAGCCATTATCTTTTCCATATTACACGGGTTTCCCCATACGTGTACAACCATAATAGCTTTAGTATGTGAGGTAATCTTTTTCTCAATATCGTTTGGGTCTATGCAATGGGTGTCAAGTTCAACATCACAAAATACAGGGATTCCTCTTGCTGCAAGTATTGTAGAAACGCTTGTGGTAAAAGTAAATGAAGGTACTAAAACTTCGTCTCCTGCTGAAACTCCCACAGCAAAAAGAGATTGATGAAGTGAAGAAGTTCCACTGTTAGAAGCCAACGCATACTTAACTCCAATATATTGAGCAAACTCTTTTTCAAACTCGCCTACGCTTGCAGAAATGGAAGTTTCGCCTTTTCTCATTAAATCAACAACTGCTGCTATACCTTTTTCGCTTACCACAGGTAACTTTACTTTTGAAGTATCTTTAACTGCTTTTTCTCCTCCGTTAAGAGCAAGTTTAGCCATTTTCTATCTCCTATTTTTTATACAAAAAAGTAATAGTTAAAATTTTAAT
Above is a window of bacterium DNA encoding:
- a CDS encoding PKD domain-containing protein; the protein is MYKKFIKILVTLFFVVNLPSFAQKENKMVGEKDTREFKIFQFPRNQIPRIDGKTDDWDIVPPEYTYGMEHIKDIIKGKPNDPKVFDMNMTVGWVKGLNRLYFKYEAYDSYWDFGRVDSRTAKGYMNDLLEIVVDGARAGGNLISNPLIPNRVESYMNNAGSRAQNYHIFTPPVDGEWTIVWGCQPWIKEFPYANYAYSYDFKHGEPGKLIFEFYITVFDHASYDGPEYSIESKFEENKTIGLTWMVLDFKGEKVKGYDAFYSLTQVGHSGERPQPWCQASDALPFKLMPLEKQFRKPVEADWTFKVVDMANRKVAFLDRSYGNITSWKWYFGDGTTSTEQNPIHTYAKPGTTYVVLLEVSGPDGQDKKARYWDVMIK
- a CDS encoding DUF1559 domain-containing protein; this encodes MLLPALAKAKERANRAVCITNLKQLGLALHIYAQDWGGWFPILEERTGQNVRSKTNRSLALLTGQTDPVNSEDEPSPELETPPYITDTKLFVCPSSMAEPNTAIPGMLVSPWDSRGQSHSAYPDRYKGSCSYAYAYGLNLQTHPDTAIMADTKAHNSTYAWPHLRLYYYFNHSLHGVNVLYVGGNVRWVDTIPSSSTSYRTLPQEPFPNCKTGNDYTLRDLYQEY
- a CDS encoding prepilin-type N-terminal cleavage/methylation domain-containing protein; amino-acid sequence: MRERKNTGFTLIELLVVIAIIAILAAMLLPALSKARARAKASVCMNNLKQIGIGLHLYANDFDGYMPLRLYTAFQAPAYYYEGDLRSYINPELVVCPSAKPYQLDKNKYRATYARRYDSMAYYDTSFLYIKNLQFQEDLWIVAEAYDINTSSSRLDHQYYSLSRDDHAHFRHANLMNMLFVDGHVEAATPDRFIEATKRHTSSSQAKQWRVMYADGKKDILYW
- a CDS encoding DegT/DnrJ/EryC1/StrS family aminotransferase, yielding MAKLALNGGEKAVKDTSKVKLPVVSEKGIAAVVDLMRKGETSISASVGEFEKEFAQYIGVKYALASNSGTSSLHQSLFAVGVSAGDEVLVPSFTFTTSVSTILAARGIPVFCDVELDTHCIDPNDIEKKITSHTKAIMVVHVWGNPCNMEKIMAIAKKHNLAVIEDCSHAHGATWHGKKIGSIGDVAGFSLQGGKLMPAGEGGAFATNNIDFYERAIICGGGDKMSLIREESRAKKAVLALGFKHRPHPLGIAIAREHLKELDALNEIRDKNGKYFDDALADIPCVKPQKVLSDCRRVYAYHFGSYDSNLLEGISREVFLRALAAEGVSCGRIGYGKLHEAPFFEEDSIYYHECCLGRCPHSRRPEEFEKPDLPNTLKLREMAFMMAPRFETDYKVQLEQYIDAYHKVASAVDELKKYEKDNTEKLGPVDTSRKSVNPV